The Kozakia baliensis genome includes a region encoding these proteins:
- a CDS encoding LysE family translocator, with amino-acid sequence MSAHIWWLFAVTVFFLSGTPGPNMLHALSRSVNVGFRRSTSAMAGCASALFFALVLSAAGIGALLAAMPRLFDIVRYAGAAYLIWLGIKSWRASGKGHLDAPAAISGHTPWQLYRGGFLVGISNPKLLLFAAAFFPQFIDRQHPQLPQFVILVATFLCCEIFWLCLYGLGGRGLATFLTRENTKRVFDRVTGVFFMAFGVVLLRARV; translated from the coding sequence ATGAGCGCTCATATCTGGTGGCTGTTTGCCGTCACCGTTTTTTTTCTCTCCGGTACGCCGGGTCCAAACATGCTTCATGCGCTCAGCCGTAGCGTGAATGTCGGGTTCCGGCGCAGCACCAGCGCCATGGCAGGGTGCGCCAGCGCGCTCTTCTTCGCTCTTGTGCTTTCGGCAGCAGGGATCGGTGCGCTTCTGGCGGCTATGCCCCGCCTGTTCGATATCGTCCGCTACGCTGGTGCGGCCTATCTGATCTGGCTCGGCATCAAATCCTGGCGCGCCAGCGGGAAGGGCCACCTCGATGCGCCTGCCGCAATTTCGGGCCACACGCCCTGGCAACTCTATCGCGGCGGCTTCCTGGTCGGCATCAGCAACCCGAAGCTTCTGCTTTTCGCGGCTGCGTTTTTTCCGCAATTCATCGATCGCCAGCATCCGCAACTGCCGCAGTTCGTCATTTTGGTCGCCACCTTCCTATGCTGCGAAATCTTCTGGCTATGTCTCTATGGCCTAGGTGGCCGCGGACTTGCCACCTTCCTCACTCGTGAAAACACCAAGCGCGTGTTCGACCGTGTGACGGGCGTGTTCTTCATGGCTTTCGGCGTCGTATTGCTACGCGCGCGGGTTTGA
- a CDS encoding class I SAM-dependent methyltransferase, with amino-acid sequence MRPYFPYGLDAPPVVRALGIGAALCWVGSLLGPMGFFHVRIYGLIWPALSLTLGAVLMVWNSRIGKVWAREKLLDRLSWRGDETVLDVGCGYGLLAVAAARRVPRGLAIGLDIWRQADLSSNHPDHPRRNAMHEGVADRVLISTADMRLMPFADACFDIVVSSVAIHNVPDAAGRLAALEEIVRVLKPSGAILIDDIRHDRDYAVFFKSRHCHVRTERGMSFWFWRVFSFTAMSPAVTLARKEVA; translated from the coding sequence ATGCGGCCATATTTTCCCTACGGGCTCGATGCCCCACCCGTCGTACGCGCCCTCGGCATTGGCGCTGCGCTCTGCTGGGTCGGGAGCCTATTGGGTCCGATGGGTTTCTTTCATGTGCGGATCTATGGCCTGATTTGGCCAGCCCTATCGCTTACGCTCGGTGCTGTGTTGATGGTGTGGAACAGTCGCATCGGCAAAGTGTGGGCACGGGAAAAGCTGCTCGATCGCCTATCGTGGCGCGGAGACGAGACCGTTCTCGATGTCGGGTGCGGTTACGGTCTCCTCGCGGTCGCCGCCGCGCGGCGCGTTCCCCGAGGGCTGGCGATTGGGCTGGATATCTGGCGGCAAGCCGATCTCAGCTCCAACCATCCCGATCATCCACGCCGTAACGCCATGCATGAAGGCGTGGCGGATCGCGTGCTCATCAGCACTGCCGATATGCGGCTGATGCCGTTTGCCGATGCCTGTTTCGATATCGTCGTATCTTCCGTCGCCATTCACAACGTGCCGGATGCGGCAGGGCGTTTAGCCGCGCTGGAGGAAATCGTTCGCGTTCTCAAACCGAGCGGCGCGATCCTGATCGACGATATCCGCCATGATCGAGATTATGCTGTCTTTTTCAAGAGCCGCCATTGCCATGTGCGGACCGAGCGCGGCATGAGTTTTTGGTTTTGGCGGGTCTTTTCATTCACCGCCATGTCTCCAGCCGTTACCCTCGCCCGAAAGGAAGTGGCATGA
- a CDS encoding ABC transporter ATP-binding protein — MPDDLDTTSPRTKRDISFADILRFVMRRWLDHPALLARTLLGVGLATVADIVMPLLAGRLVTDVSRHAGGAPHDAAQIAVRNDAILMVGGLIALGLIGLLGRRSSFLGITHLTLAVMRSVAAQAFARVQRFSTDWHANNFAGSTVRRLTRGMWAIDTLDDTLLLLIAPEILVLGGTTIVLAFRSPFMGAVLAVSVALFAWLSIALTLRYVAPSARVANKWDTRVGAAMADAITCNAVVKAFGAEKREESRLDRTLRAWSGRTERTWVRGTNSGNLQNLASLAMRMMLISIAVWLWWRGEAGPGDVAYVLTMVFLVQGYLRDLGQQVSQVQRSVNEMEELVAVFNQAPSVQDAPDATPAHFNHGAIRFEDVTFQYPGQRKPLYNHLDLDIAPGSRVALVGPSGSGKTTLTKLLQRLYGVTEGRVLIDGTDIRAITQESLRAHIAIVPQEPMLFHRSLAENIAYGRPGATLAEIETAARLANASAFIERLPEGYETLVGERGVKLSGGERQRVAIARAFLADAPILIFDEATSSLDSESEALVQDAMQRLMTGRTVIVVAHRLATVMELDRILVFNRGEVHEDGTHAELIRQEGGIYRRLFELQSLDG; from the coding sequence GTGCCAGACGACCTCGATACGACTTCGCCCCGAACCAAGCGCGACATTTCCTTTGCCGACATATTGCGCTTCGTCATGCGCCGTTGGTTGGATCATCCGGCCCTGCTGGCGCGCACGTTGCTGGGAGTCGGCCTCGCCACCGTGGCCGATATCGTCATGCCTCTCTTGGCCGGGCGGCTCGTGACCGATGTCTCCCGCCATGCAGGCGGCGCACCGCACGACGCTGCGCAAATCGCCGTTCGCAACGATGCCATCCTCATGGTCGGCGGTCTTATCGCGCTGGGTCTCATCGGCCTGTTGGGCCGCCGCTCTTCCTTCCTGGGCATTACGCATTTGACGCTCGCCGTCATGCGCAGCGTCGCCGCCCAAGCTTTTGCCCGTGTGCAACGGTTCTCCACCGATTGGCACGCCAATAATTTCGCAGGCTCCACCGTCCGCCGCCTGACGCGTGGCATGTGGGCGATCGACACGCTGGACGATACGCTCCTGCTCCTGATTGCCCCCGAAATCCTGGTGCTCGGCGGTACCACCATCGTACTCGCTTTCCGCTCTCCCTTTATGGGCGCGGTGCTTGCAGTCTCGGTTGCACTGTTCGCATGGCTCTCCATCGCGCTTACCTTGCGCTACGTCGCCCCCTCCGCCCGCGTCGCCAATAAATGGGATACCCGCGTGGGCGCGGCCATGGCCGACGCCATCACCTGCAATGCTGTCGTCAAAGCGTTCGGCGCGGAAAAACGGGAAGAAAGCCGCCTGGACCGCACTCTGCGCGCCTGGAGCGGGCGCACTGAACGCACCTGGGTGCGTGGCACCAACAGCGGCAACCTGCAAAACCTTGCTTCTCTCGCTATGCGCATGATGCTGATCAGCATCGCCGTCTGGCTCTGGTGGAGGGGCGAGGCGGGCCCTGGCGATGTCGCTTATGTGTTGACGATGGTGTTCCTCGTGCAAGGCTATCTGCGCGATCTCGGCCAACAGGTCAGCCAAGTTCAGCGCTCCGTCAACGAGATGGAAGAACTCGTCGCCGTCTTCAACCAAGCGCCCAGCGTGCAGGATGCGCCCGACGCAACGCCCGCCCATTTCAATCACGGCGCCATCCGCTTCGAGGATGTCACCTTCCAATATCCTGGCCAGAGAAAGCCGCTCTACAATCATCTCGATCTCGATATTGCCCCCGGCTCTCGCGTCGCCTTGGTCGGGCCGAGCGGCTCGGGCAAGACGACGCTCACGAAATTGCTGCAACGCCTTTACGGTGTCACCGAAGGCCGTGTGCTGATCGACGGCACCGATATCCGCGCCATCACGCAGGAATCTCTACGCGCGCATATCGCCATCGTGCCGCAGGAGCCGATGTTGTTCCATCGTTCCCTGGCCGAAAACATCGCTTATGGCCGCCCCGGCGCGACATTGGCGGAGATCGAGACCGCCGCGCGCCTGGCCAATGCCAGCGCCTTTATCGAACGTCTGCCGGAAGGTTACGAAACTCTGGTAGGCGAACGTGGCGTCAAACTCTCCGGCGGCGAACGCCAGCGTGTGGCCATCGCCCGCGCCTTCCTGGCCGACGCCCCGATCCTGATTTTCGATGAAGCTACCTCCAGCCTCGATTCAGAATCCGAAGCCCTGGTGCAGGACGCCATGCAACGCCTCATGACGGGCCGCACCGTCATCGTGGTCGCGCACCGTCTCGCCACCGTCATGGAACTAGACCGTATCCTGGTCTTCAATCGCGGCGAAGTGCACGAAGATGGCACCCATGCCGAATTGATCCGTCAGGAAGGCGGGATCTACCGCCGCCTGTTCGAACTTCAGTCGTTGGACGGTTGA
- the nth gene encoding endonuclease III: protein MTATKSAKRAMTKPEAKRFITALAEANPEAESELVFTDVFSLLMSVVLSAQATDKSVNKATPALFHDAPDPAAMVALGEEGIARHIKTIGLWRAKARNVFKLSQQLLEKHGGEVPSDRKSLEALAGVGRKTASVVMNVAFGEDAMAVDTHIFRIGNRTGLAPGKTPRAVEEGLIERIPRDMLRPAHHWLILHGRYICLARAPQCERCPGYDPCLYPDKSAIKAQRGEAP, encoded by the coding sequence ATGACGGCGACCAAATCGGCCAAACGCGCCATGACCAAGCCGGAGGCCAAACGTTTCATCACCGCTCTTGCCGAGGCGAACCCAGAGGCCGAGAGCGAATTGGTGTTCACCGATGTGTTCAGCTTGCTGATGTCGGTCGTGCTTTCGGCGCAGGCGACGGATAAATCCGTCAATAAAGCGACGCCCGCGCTGTTTCACGACGCGCCCGACCCGGCGGCGATGGTGGCGCTGGGAGAAGAGGGCATCGCGCGCCATATCAAGACTATCGGTTTATGGCGGGCCAAAGCGCGCAATGTGTTCAAGCTTTCGCAGCAACTTTTAGAAAAACATGGCGGCGAAGTGCCGTCCGACCGCAAGAGCCTGGAGGCTTTGGCGGGCGTAGGACGCAAAACCGCGAGCGTGGTGATGAACGTGGCGTTCGGCGAGGATGCGATGGCGGTGGACACGCATATCTTCCGCATCGGTAACCGCACGGGGCTGGCGCCGGGCAAGACGCCACGCGCGGTGGAGGAAGGGCTGATCGAGCGCATTCCACGGGATATGCTGCGGCCCGCCCATCATTGGTTGATTTTACATGGGCGTTACATCTGCCTGGCGCGCGCGCCGCAATGTGAACGCTGCCCTGGCTACGATCCTTGTCTCTATCCCGATAAGAGCGCCATAAAGGCGCAAAGAGGAGAAGCACCATGA
- a CDS encoding DUF1330 domain-containing protein: MSAYFVFTREATLDESEMKKYGELVGPTFKGHPAKILAAYGAQEEVEGEGPEGIVIIEFPSKEAALGWYNSPEYKEVRQHRFKGGKYRATLVEGL, from the coding sequence ATGAGCGCTTATTTCGTTTTTACCCGTGAGGCGACGCTCGACGAGAGCGAGATGAAGAAATACGGCGAACTGGTAGGCCCGACCTTCAAGGGGCATCCGGCCAAGATTCTCGCTGCTTATGGTGCGCAGGAAGAAGTGGAAGGCGAAGGGCCGGAAGGTATCGTCATCATCGAATTCCCGAGCAAAGAAGCGGCGCTGGGTTGGTATAACAGTCCGGAATACAAGGAAGTGCGCCAGCATCGCTTCAAGGGTGGGAAATATCGGGCTACACTGGTCGAAGGGTTGTAA
- a CDS encoding ComEC/Rec2 family competence protein, giving the protein MPTDGKLLDSSETHEVVHPASAPSRFSAVETILLAQGRRLFSWLPVGWAIGALLYFFPPYEPGWRLAALIFGIGAALLATTWSRLRFRALAFTLLTLSGGFLDAEWSAHRLPPMPALPSRAVILHAHINRIDILPPRHGETPGRRLILQNAVFETGIDIGMPPLRRLLRVRLREDDITPLQAGQEIRLRALFRQPSWPSLPGGRDPQREAWFANIAGNGYALGPATALSPPTRQSLEKLREHVAATISQILSGQRAAIAATLLAGESSGIDPRTRQDFAASGLAHLLAVAGLHLGLVMAFVIVSMRAALTAWPYAALRWPCREIAALGGFGIGIGYVLLTGVHLPAVRSLGMAALATLALMTGRHVLSMRSLALIGLAILIVAPASVLDISFQMSFAAVMALIAGYEALRERLLDLRGEGGFLRLLISHITALALTSLLAGAATLPVSVAHFGNLQPWFVLANLLAVPLAAIWVMPSGVCALLLMPFHLAAPFLILMGWGIGIITTLAHAVAMLPYAENSVPAMPGWGLTLYLLALCVFCLWKGPPRLFALAPMALALIAPWLAAKPIVLVSPDAGLMAVRDQNHLELGPFGSLEDETRDEWVKALALPISSLLAHPGCTETACPVEHNGRKILLRLRDRQDGRLLPSEEACRNTVLFVSASPARGGCPGAAVIDRFSVWRDGAYVVFATRQGLNLVSDRSTRGARLWVPKIGSHGMPNLPLAQEE; this is encoded by the coding sequence TTGCCTACAGACGGGAAGCTCCTCGATTCTTCGGAAACGCACGAGGTCGTCCATCCTGCTTCCGCGCCGTCTCGGTTTTCCGCCGTCGAGACGATCCTGCTCGCTCAGGGTCGTCGCCTATTTTCCTGGCTGCCCGTCGGATGGGCGATTGGCGCACTCCTTTACTTCTTTCCACCTTACGAACCGGGCTGGCGTCTCGCCGCCCTTATTTTCGGCATCGGTGCGGCTCTCCTTGCCACGACATGGTCCCGCTTGCGCTTTCGCGCGCTCGCCTTCACGTTGCTCACTCTTAGCGGCGGATTTCTTGATGCCGAATGGAGCGCGCACCGTCTGCCGCCCATGCCTGCCTTGCCCAGCCGTGCCGTCATCCTCCATGCCCACATCAACAGGATCGATATTCTTCCGCCACGTCATGGCGAAACGCCTGGGCGGCGGCTCATCCTGCAAAACGCGGTGTTCGAAACCGGGATCGATATCGGCATGCCGCCCTTGCGCCGCCTTCTGCGCGTGCGCCTACGCGAAGACGACATTACTCCACTGCAAGCCGGGCAGGAGATCCGGCTGCGCGCCTTGTTCCGCCAACCTTCCTGGCCTTCTCTTCCCGGTGGTCGCGATCCGCAACGCGAGGCTTGGTTCGCCAATATCGCCGGAAACGGCTATGCGCTTGGCCCGGCCACGGCACTTTCCCCACCTACGCGCCAAAGCTTGGAAAAACTGCGCGAACACGTCGCCGCAACGATCTCGCAAATATTGTCAGGCCAGCGCGCCGCCATCGCCGCCACTTTGCTAGCCGGGGAAAGTTCGGGCATCGATCCGCGCACGCGGCAAGATTTCGCTGCATCCGGTCTCGCTCATCTTCTGGCGGTGGCCGGGCTGCATCTGGGTTTGGTGATGGCCTTCGTTATCGTCTCCATGCGTGCCGCTCTCACCGCCTGGCCCTATGCGGCTCTGCGTTGGCCCTGCCGGGAAATCGCGGCATTGGGCGGTTTCGGCATCGGCATCGGCTATGTCTTGCTGACCGGCGTACATTTGCCAGCTGTCCGCAGCCTGGGCATGGCCGCTCTCGCCACCCTGGCGCTCATGACCGGGCGGCACGTACTTTCCATGCGGTCCCTGGCTTTGATCGGCTTGGCGATCTTGATCGTAGCGCCGGCATCCGTGCTCGATATATCGTTTCAAATGTCTTTCGCTGCCGTTATGGCGCTGATCGCGGGGTACGAAGCACTGCGCGAACGCCTGCTCGACCTGCGCGGGGAGGGCGGCTTTCTCCGCCTTCTGATCTCCCATATCACCGCCCTGGCACTCACAAGTCTTCTAGCAGGTGCGGCGACGCTGCCTGTCAGCGTGGCGCATTTCGGCAATCTGCAACCTTGGTTCGTGCTGGCCAACCTCCTGGCCGTGCCTCTTGCCGCGATCTGGGTAATGCCGAGCGGCGTCTGCGCCCTGCTGCTGATGCCCTTCCATCTGGCCGCGCCGTTTCTGATCCTAATGGGGTGGGGCATCGGCATCATCACAACATTGGCTCATGCCGTGGCGATGCTGCCCTATGCCGAAAACTCTGTCCCCGCCATGCCCGGCTGGGGATTGACGCTCTATCTTCTGGCGCTCTGTGTTTTCTGCCTTTGGAAAGGGCCTCCGCGTCTTTTCGCCTTGGCTCCGATGGCGCTTGCCCTGATTGCGCCTTGGCTCGCCGCCAAACCGATCGTCTTGGTTTCACCCGATGCCGGACTTATGGCGGTGCGCGATCAAAACCACCTCGAACTCGGTCCTTTCGGCTCCCTAGAAGACGAAACGCGCGATGAATGGGTGAAGGCGCTGGCCTTGCCGATAAGTTCGCTTCTCGCGCATCCCGGCTGCACCGAAACCGCCTGCCCGGTGGAACATAATGGGCGTAAGATCCTGCTGCGCCTGCGCGACCGACAGGACGGACGTCTTCTGCCTTCCGAAGAGGCTTGTCGTAATACCGTGCTGTTCGTCAGCGCTTCGCCCGCACGCGGAGGCTGCCCCGGCGCTGCCGTCATCGACCGGTTTTCGGTCTGGCGTGATGGCGCTTACGTCGTGTTCGCCACTCGCCAAGGTCTGAACCTCGTTTCGGACCGCTCCACGCGCGGCGCGCGGCTATGGGTGCCGAAAATCGGCTCCCACGGCATGCCCAATCTGCCCTTGGCGCAGGAAGAGTGA